A genomic region of Blattabacterium cuenoti contains the following coding sequences:
- the rplU gene encoding 50S ribosomal protein L21: MIYAIVNIKDKQFKLIENKYIYVPHISENVGKKILLNQVFLFFKEGELLLGNPFLEKISVQIEILQHIKGKKIIILKKRRRKGYKVKNGFRPLFSKIKIISFLEKKH, from the coding sequence ATGATATACGCAATTGTTAATATAAAAGATAAACAATTTAAACTTATTGAAAATAAATATATTTATGTTCCTCACATTTCTGAAAATGTAGGAAAAAAAATATTATTAAATCAAGTTTTTTTATTTTTTAAAGAAGGAGAACTTCTTTTAGGAAATCCTTTTTTAGAAAAAATAAGTGTCCAAATAGAAATTTTACAACATATAAAAGGAAAAAAAATAATTATTTTAAAAAAACGAAGAAGAAAAGGATATAAAGTAAAAAATGGATTTAGACCTTTATTTTCAAAAATAAAAATAATTTCTTTTTTAGAAAAAAAACATTAA
- the rpmA gene encoding 50S ribosomal protein L27: MAHKKGSGSSRNGRDSVGRRLGIKIYGNQYVNSGNIIVRQRGTKHHPGINVGMGKDHTLYATKNGYVSFKKGRKNKSIVSIIDTKTG, from the coding sequence ATGGCTCATAAAAAAGGTTCTGGAAGTTCTAGAAATGGTAGAGATTCAGTAGGGAGAAGATTGGGTATTAAAATATATGGAAATCAATATGTAAATTCTGGGAATATTATAGTTCGTCAACGAGGAACGAAACATCATCCTGGAATAAATGTAGGAATGGGGAAAGATCATACTTTATACGCTACAAAAAATGGTTATGTTTCTTTTAAAAAAGGGAGAAAAAATAAATCGATTGTTTCTATTATAGATACTAAGACTGGGTAG
- a CDS encoding aminotransferase class V-fold PLP-dependent enzyme has protein sequence MFSEKKIQEIRNQFPILKEKIYSYPLIYMDNAATTQKPVKVIQASQNYYSTMNSNIHRGLHYLSHKATLCVENVRNKIRKFIHARHSSEIIFTKGATESINLIASSMESFVKKGDEIIISCIEHHSNIVPWQILCKKKGAILKIISIYENGFLKLTDFEFFISEKTKIVSISHISNVLGIVNPVKYIIDKAHKYGALVLVDGAQVPSNLDLDVQDLNVDFYVFSAHKMYGPTGIGILYGKEKILEKLNPYQFGGEMIKNVSFDKTTYSDLPFKFEAGTPNIEGIIVWGAAIDFVKEIGISNIQYYKKELLIYAVKRLSSIDGIQLYGNSIDISVKSGIISFNLDELHCFDVGSILDRLGIAVRTGHLCAQPLMNFFKVSGMIRVSFSIYNTFQEINYLFESLLKAKKILLK, from the coding sequence ATGTTTTCAGAAAAAAAAATACAAGAAATTAGAAATCAATTTCCTATTTTGAAAGAAAAAATATATTCTTATCCTTTGATTTATATGGATAATGCAGCAACAACTCAAAAGCCAGTTAAGGTAATTCAAGCGTCTCAAAATTATTATTCTACTATGAATTCTAACATTCATAGAGGATTGCATTATCTTAGTCATAAAGCTACTTTATGTGTAGAAAATGTAAGAAATAAAATTAGAAAATTTATTCATGCAAGACATTCTTCGGAAATTATATTTACAAAAGGGGCTACAGAATCAATTAATTTGATAGCTTCTAGTATGGAGTCTTTTGTAAAAAAAGGAGATGAAATTATTATTTCTTGTATTGAACATCATTCAAATATTGTTCCATGGCAAATCCTTTGTAAAAAAAAAGGAGCCATATTAAAAATAATATCTATTTATGAAAATGGTTTTTTAAAATTAACAGATTTTGAATTTTTTATTTCAGAAAAAACAAAAATAGTATCTATTAGTCATATATCTAATGTTTTAGGGATTGTTAATCCTGTGAAATATATTATTGATAAGGCTCATAAATATGGTGCTTTAGTTTTAGTCGATGGAGCTCAAGTTCCATCTAATTTAGATTTAGATGTACAAGATTTAAATGTTGATTTTTATGTTTTTTCCGCCCATAAAATGTATGGGCCTACTGGAATTGGGATATTGTATGGAAAAGAGAAAATATTAGAAAAGTTAAATCCTTATCAATTTGGAGGTGAAATGATTAAAAATGTAAGTTTTGATAAAACGACTTATTCAGATCTACCGTTTAAATTTGAGGCCGGGACCCCAAATATAGAAGGGATCATCGTGTGGGGAGCAGCTATAGATTTTGTAAAAGAAATAGGGATATCAAATATTCAATATTACAAAAAAGAGCTTTTAATATATGCTGTAAAACGTTTAAGTTCAATAGATGGAATTCAATTGTATGGAAATTCTATAGATATTTCAGTAAAATCTGGTATTATTTCCTTTAATTTAGATGAATTACATTGTTTTGATGTAGGGAGTATTTTAGATCGTTTAGGAATTGCGGTTAGAACAGGGCATTTATGTGCACAACCTCTTATGAACTTTTTTAAAGTTTCAGGGATGATTCGTGTCAGTTTTTCTATATATAATACTTTTCAAGAAATAAATTATTTATTTGAAAGTCTTTTAAAAGCAAAAAAAATATTACTAAAGTAA